The Thermodesulfobacteriota bacterium genome has a window encoding:
- a CDS encoding xanthine dehydrogenase family protein molybdopterin-binding subunit, giving the protein MGRYKFLGKPTPRKDALDIVTGRAIFLDDIKLSEMLIGKVLRSPHPHAIIKDIKVEKAKKLPGVKAILTYKDVPDWKMGIPSHLRPLDKKVRFVGDAVALVAATEEEIALEALDLIEVEYEPLLAVYDVEEAIRPGAPQLYEEFPNNILPLGNPWFGSPKMPEGLKELVFGNVEKGFEEADTIVEGTFSYENIPNPLPPEPPGVIAYWEDPSTVHVWLTSQGIYMDKISLYYIMKRKFRVIVHGPQCGGSYGSKGTILPIAIYTILLAKEANKPVKLTYTKEEHLATFTLRLGSRIRGKVGMKKDGTVTAIKADWFVNTGHYSAVTQAQVMVGLGEAQLVIRCPNWDIRPKIVCTNRASSGWIRGFGGQELKSALLPLLYLAMAKLDVDPVEFFKKNVVKAGDGYFWRDGEWWVSRVIDFTKAIDAGARVFGWKERWRGWLKPTEIRGSKRIGVGVGVHGNADVGEDVAEAYMRIDPDETCTLYVAVPEQGGGQRSNLCKIAAEVLQIPPERIFVSPSESEVNPYEFGLVGSRGTYAIGSAVIRAAKDVKRQLFLLAAEKLNVSPEELDTEDAIIYVKNHPEKRISWRKAMGTMRTLIGYGRFEPDYSLCNFMVCFVEIEVDTETGRAELTRVVNATDVGQIIDQYCLENQLNGCLGSAGIDTALFEETVFDTKLGRILTTDMVDYKWRVFRNLPEINNVILETPFPTHDFGAVGVGEISTSPGPAACVMAISNAIGKWLLSYPATPDKILEALQKKEAC; this is encoded by the coding sequence ATGGGCCGGTACAAATTCTTAGGTAAACCTACGCCTCGCAAAGATGCATTGGACATAGTAACGGGAAGGGCAATATTTTTGGATGACATAAAACTTTCCGAAATGCTAATCGGCAAGGTTTTGAGGAGTCCACATCCGCATGCAATCATAAAAGATATAAAAGTTGAGAAGGCAAAGAAGCTTCCGGGAGTAAAGGCAATTCTTACCTACAAAGACGTGCCAGACTGGAAGATGGGTATTCCGTCCCATCTCCGTCCCCTCGACAAAAAGGTTCGATTCGTGGGAGATGCTGTTGCCTTGGTTGCTGCAACGGAAGAAGAGATTGCCCTTGAAGCCCTCGATTTGATTGAAGTGGAATACGAACCTCTTTTGGCCGTCTACGATGTGGAAGAGGCTATCCGTCCTGGAGCCCCACAACTTTACGAAGAGTTTCCCAATAACATTCTCCCTTTAGGCAATCCCTGGTTTGGCAGTCCCAAAATGCCTGAAGGCTTAAAAGAACTCGTATTTGGAAATGTGGAGAAAGGGTTCGAGGAAGCCGACACTATTGTTGAGGGGACATTCTCCTATGAGAACATACCTAACCCTCTTCCTCCGGAACCACCAGGTGTAATCGCCTATTGGGAAGATCCATCCACGGTTCATGTGTGGTTGACCTCCCAAGGCATCTACATGGACAAAATAAGCCTTTACTACATAATGAAGAGAAAGTTTAGGGTAATAGTCCACGGTCCCCAGTGTGGGGGTAGCTACGGATCTAAAGGAACGATTTTACCCATTGCTATATATACGATCCTTCTCGCTAAAGAGGCGAATAAGCCTGTAAAACTCACATACACAAAGGAGGAACATCTCGCAACATTCACCTTAAGATTGGGTTCGCGCATCCGGGGTAAAGTGGGGATGAAAAAAGATGGGACGGTTACCGCGATAAAAGCAGATTGGTTTGTCAATACGGGCCATTACTCGGCCGTAACTCAAGCTCAGGTGATGGTTGGACTGGGTGAGGCTCAGCTCGTTATAAGATGTCCTAACTGGGATATAAGGCCAAAGATAGTTTGTACCAATAGAGCCAGTTCAGGATGGATAAGAGGATTCGGGGGTCAAGAGTTAAAATCTGCACTTCTTCCCTTACTTTATCTTGCAATGGCCAAACTCGATGTAGATCCCGTCGAATTTTTCAAAAAGAACGTTGTCAAAGCGGGGGATGGGTATTTTTGGAGGGATGGAGAATGGTGGGTATCCAGGGTGATAGACTTCACAAAAGCGATAGACGCTGGTGCACGCGTCTTCGGTTGGAAAGAGAGATGGAGGGGTTGGCTAAAGCCCACAGAGATAAGAGGTTCGAAAAGGATAGGGGTAGGAGTAGGAGTTCATGGAAACGCTGATGTGGGAGAGGATGTGGCGGAAGCTTACATGCGGATCGATCCTGATGAGACTTGTACACTCTACGTTGCGGTCCCTGAGCAAGGCGGCGGGCAAAGGAGTAATTTGTGTAAAATAGCAGCTGAAGTTCTCCAGATACCTCCAGAGAGAATATTCGTCTCTCCTTCTGAGTCGGAAGTGAATCCGTACGAGTTCGGACTTGTCGGTTCGAGAGGGACTTACGCGATAGGCAGCGCTGTTATTAGAGCCGCAAAGGATGTCAAACGTCAGCTCTTTTTACTTGCCGCAGAGAAACTCAACGTAAGTCCGGAAGAGCTCGACACAGAAGACGCCATTATATACGTAAAGAACCATCCTGAAAAAAGGATAAGCTGGCGAAAGGCTATGGGAACGATGAGGACGTTAATCGGCTACGGCCGGTTCGAACCTGATTACTCTTTATGTAATTTTATGGTCTGCTTTGTTGAAATTGAGGTGGACACGGAGACAGGTAGAGCGGAGCTTACAAGGGTTGTCAATGCAACAGATGTTGGTCAGATTATCGATCAGTACTGCCTTGAAAATCAGCTTAACGGATGTCTAGGATCAGCAGGGATAGATACGGCGCTTTTTGAGGAGACCGTTTTTGATACTAAATTGGGCAGGATACTAACTACAGACATGGTTGATTATAAATGGCGCGTTTTTAGAAACCTTCCGGAAATAAACAATGTGATCCTTGAGACCCCATTTCCAACTCACGATTTTGGGGCTGTGGGGGTTGGAGAAATATCGACTTCTCCGGGTCCTGCTGCCTGTGTCATGGCAATTAGCAACGCAATAGGTAAATGGCTTTTGTCGTATCCGGCAACACCTGACAAAATCCTAGAGGCGTTACAGAAAAAGGAGGCTTGTTGA
- a CDS encoding 4Fe-4S binding protein, with amino-acid sequence MKVDTQKCIGCGLCEEVCPLEVIQVHEKKAKIAEGCCECKTCLKVCPEDALRPDEKYEGEKCTACPVMCVIPEGYFGACKRYVNEKGKVVRKGRIHTYEEVKDIIKGEEDALIEEPLILGIGSGTTYPDFRPSPFIVSGIREGTEIVTVVTEAPLSYSGLKLKIDTDLYIGEETKSVYVLKKGRRKIGHVCTEEYGSKMISLGGVNILTSKDGLFAAKTIYEILLGRWVKLYVEDGATVEISLGKTPVVDGKKEEVMRVGCGSATTGLFAPTMMEAADEIIILDGHITGLFSEHPSGRYLGKKRSPIYIKGKKSTDGRYFLNKGRGIGGTDIERPLDVIEYVDWEKAKEGLTLLITETTGTFYAYFRLKGKEFVEEPPPKEALRFIELLRSSCEKSKVSALFSAGIGGSARAGVTKNPLRLTRAVHEGKVRITIGGARPFVFPGGGINFLVDVEKIKYGSIYLSPTPSFILPIEYTMRRETFEEIGGHIEALRPVEEVLNMGK; translated from the coding sequence ATGAAGGTAGATACTCAAAAATGCATAGGATGCGGTCTGTGTGAGGAGGTATGTCCTTTAGAAGTAATCCAGGTACATGAAAAAAAAGCGAAAATAGCTGAAGGATGCTGCGAGTGTAAAACCTGTCTTAAAGTTTGCCCTGAAGATGCCCTCCGTCCAGATGAAAAGTACGAAGGAGAAAAATGCACCGCATGTCCTGTAATGTGTGTCATTCCAGAAGGATATTTTGGGGCTTGCAAAAGGTATGTCAATGAGAAAGGAAAAGTAGTGAGAAAGGGAAGGATCCATACCTACGAAGAGGTCAAAGACATAATAAAAGGGGAGGAAGATGCCTTAATTGAAGAACCTTTAATACTTGGCATAGGGAGTGGTACGACGTACCCTGATTTCAGACCTTCCCCATTCATAGTAAGCGGCATACGGGAGGGGACGGAAATAGTCACAGTTGTTACGGAGGCTCCTCTTAGCTATAGTGGACTGAAGCTAAAAATTGACACGGATCTATACATAGGAGAGGAGACAAAAAGCGTATACGTCCTAAAAAAAGGACGGAGAAAAATAGGGCACGTATGTACCGAAGAATATGGATCTAAAATGATCTCGCTTGGCGGAGTTAACATACTTACATCGAAGGATGGTCTTTTTGCTGCAAAAACGATCTATGAGATACTTCTTGGCAGATGGGTCAAACTTTACGTTGAAGACGGCGCAACGGTTGAAATTTCTCTAGGTAAAACACCGGTCGTGGATGGGAAAAAAGAGGAAGTCATGAGGGTCGGATGTGGAAGTGCCACAACGGGACTTTTCGCGCCTACAATGATGGAAGCTGCAGATGAGATCATCATACTCGATGGTCATATAACCGGGCTTTTTAGCGAACATCCATCAGGAAGATACCTTGGTAAGAAAAGATCGCCGATCTACATAAAGGGAAAGAAGAGCACAGATGGAAGGTACTTCCTTAATAAAGGAAGGGGAATAGGGGGCACCGACATAGAAAGACCTCTTGACGTCATAGAGTATGTCGACTGGGAGAAGGCAAAAGAGGGGCTAACCCTCCTAATTACCGAAACAACAGGAACCTTCTACGCATATTTTCGGTTAAAGGGGAAAGAATTCGTTGAAGAGCCACCGCCGAAGGAAGCTTTACGATTTATAGAGCTTCTTAGGAGTTCCTGTGAGAAGTCGAAAGTCAGTGCGCTCTTTTCTGCGGGAATTGGAGGTTCCGCTAGGGCAGGAGTTACGAAGAATCCTTTAAGGTTGACAAGGGCTGTTCATGAAGGAAAGGTGAGAATAACAATAGGTGGCGCAAGACCTTTTGTTTTTCCTGGGGGCGGCATAAATTTTCTCGTGGATGTGGAAAAGATAAAGTACGGAAGTATTTACCTTTCCCCCACCCCTTCTTTCATTCTTCCAATCGAATACACGATGAGAAGAGAGACCTTCGAGGAGATCGGTGGTCATATAGAGGCTTTAAGACCGGTTGAAGAGGTTCTAAATATGGGAAAATGA
- a CDS encoding UPF0280 family protein has protein sequence MIVDIGPTTLVASFKKDGKRLDLDRSYLEERVKSILSELRDVLPLLKVKAYLIKKTSALPDVAKKMINACMLVDGKTLTPMAAVAGAVSDVLIERVIEDWDVDFAYINNGGDISAYSKRKTYFRIKVADINSSTLIDPIFVLSGLERVGVATSGFGGRSFTLGICDLVTVFAESGAIADASATFICNATYVDSPSVKKKRAKDLDPLSDLDEEVVVFRGKLTYPEMKKALESGLDVAYKLKKSKVIFDAYLRIGDLSGTTINEDSRNIKMEGQDGDTKNSNSNRGDIRGW, from the coding sequence ATGATAGTGGATATCGGTCCCACAACTTTGGTTGCGAGTTTCAAAAAGGATGGAAAAAGACTAGATCTTGATCGATCATACTTAGAGGAAAGAGTAAAAAGTATTCTTTCTGAGCTACGGGATGTCCTTCCCCTTTTAAAAGTTAAGGCCTATCTCATTAAGAAGACGAGTGCCCTACCAGATGTGGCAAAAAAAATGATAAATGCATGTATGCTTGTCGATGGTAAGACACTAACACCTATGGCTGCTGTTGCAGGTGCCGTCTCTGACGTGCTCATAGAAAGGGTAATCGAGGACTGGGACGTGGACTTCGCTTATATAAATAACGGTGGTGACATCTCCGCATATTCGAAAAGGAAAACGTATTTTAGGATAAAAGTTGCAGATATTAACTCCTCCACCTTAATCGATCCTATCTTTGTCCTTTCCGGACTCGAAAGGGTGGGTGTTGCAACGAGTGGTTTTGGAGGTAGGAGCTTTACTTTGGGGATATGTGATCTAGTGACAGTCTTTGCGGAAAGTGGAGCTATTGCTGATGCATCTGCAACATTCATATGCAATGCTACGTACGTAGACTCGCCTTCGGTGAAAAAAAAGAGGGCAAAGGATCTAGACCCGCTTTCAGACCTCGATGAAGAGGTTGTTGTTTTTAGGGGAAAACTCACCTACCCGGAGATGAAAAAAGCTTTAGAAAGTGGTTTAGATGTTGCGTATAAGCTAAAAAAATCTAAGGTGATTTTTGATGCCTATTTAAGGATAGGAGATCTATCTGGCACAACAATAAACGAAGACTCAAGAAATATAAAAATGGAGGGTCAGGATGGAGATACGAAAAATAGTAACAGTAATCGAGGAGATATACGCGGATGGTGA
- a CDS encoding TonB family protein: MQKKYYVLSLLLHLIFLFPLFFLCQKSSSEKEIVTVFLGYQNFNQRDPEKRSRIDKIQEKMGVGDRKIIGPMGGRSYNDEHFGWPGPTEHQEKPELVQKLEVFEKGKDEEGRQDRIDMAFSFSEGKETVSSSVIGVEIAQDGGSISVPSRFGISGSRGKEGSLEGSGSYSSGTGRGDIGSGLGGKEGRYGWKKGEGTSGSADYLRINLAYIREIIMKNLKYPHIARIRGYEGDIVVSILINEKGIPEDIKILSNSGNELLAKNLIETIKAIGKFPEPPTKVRVIIPVAYRLK; encoded by the coding sequence ATGCAAAAAAAATACTATGTCCTTTCACTTCTTTTGCATCTTATCTTTTTATTTCCTCTTTTCTTTCTCTGCCAGAAAAGTTCAAGCGAAAAAGAGATAGTCACGGTTTTTTTAGGGTATCAAAACTTTAACCAAAGGGATCCTGAAAAAAGAAGTAGAATCGACAAAATACAGGAAAAAATGGGAGTGGGGGATAGAAAAATTATTGGGCCTATGGGAGGTAGATCTTATAACGACGAACATTTTGGTTGGCCCGGACCAACTGAGCATCAAGAAAAGCCGGAACTCGTGCAAAAGCTAGAAGTTTTTGAGAAGGGAAAGGATGAAGAGGGTCGACAAGATAGAATTGATATGGCGTTTTCTTTTTCGGAAGGAAAAGAGACCGTATCAAGTTCCGTAATAGGTGTTGAGATAGCTCAAGATGGAGGATCTATCTCCGTTCCTTCCCGTTTTGGGATCTCGGGTTCTAGGGGAAAAGAAGGCTCTCTTGAAGGTTCTGGATCCTATTCCTCTGGCACAGGAAGAGGCGATATAGGTTCAGGCTTAGGGGGAAAAGAAGGAAGGTATGGATGGAAAAAAGGCGAAGGGACTTCTGGCTCAGCCGATTATCTTCGGATAAATTTGGCATACATAAGGGAGATCATTATGAAAAATCTAAAATACCCGCATATAGCTCGTATTCGGGGCTACGAGGGGGATATAGTGGTATCGATACTCATAAACGAAAAGGGAATTCCGGAAGACATAAAGATTCTTAGCAATTCCGGAAACGAGCTTCTAGCAAAGAACCTGATTGAGACTATAAAAGCCATAGGCAAGTTTCCAGAACCGCCAACAAAAGTAAGGGTTATTATTCCAGTGGCATATCGACTCAAATAA
- a CDS encoding amino acid synthesis family protein, whose amino-acid sequence MEIRKIVTVIEEIYADGEKKVEKPIKKVAAIAVIKNPYAGKYEEDLTPLIDFSEEIGKILSQKAVSALSGEVESYGKACIVGEKGELEHAAALLHPKLGTPLREAVGGGKAIIPSAKKIGGMGASIDVPLHYKDAAFVRSHFDAMTVSIADAPKSDEIVLVICVTDGGRPHPRVGGLKKEEAKKEDGLR is encoded by the coding sequence ATGGAGATACGAAAAATAGTAACAGTAATCGAGGAGATATACGCGGATGGTGAAAAAAAAGTGGAGAAACCAATAAAAAAAGTTGCGGCCATAGCTGTTATCAAGAATCCGTATGCGGGAAAGTACGAAGAAGACCTCACACCCCTTATAGACTTTAGCGAAGAGATCGGTAAGATACTTTCTCAAAAAGCCGTCTCTGCCCTAAGTGGAGAGGTTGAAAGTTACGGCAAAGCTTGCATCGTTGGCGAAAAAGGCGAACTTGAGCACGCGGCGGCTCTCCTCCATCCAAAATTGGGAACTCCACTTAGAGAGGCGGTAGGTGGTGGAAAGGCCATAATTCCTTCTGCAAAAAAGATAGGTGGCATGGGAGCAAGTATTGATGTGCCTCTGCACTACAAAGATGCGGCTTTTGTCAGATCCCACTTTGATGCCATGACCGTTTCTATTGCTGATGCCCCAAAATCCGATGAGATAGTACTCGTTATTTGCGTGACGGACGGCGGAAGACCCCATCCACGGGTTGGGGGCCTAAAAAAAGAGGAAGCAAAAAAAGAAGACGGATTAAGATAG
- the exbB gene encoding TonB-system energizer ExbB: MDHLKAIVDYGIIGALVLMSVVSVGVGLERRNFYKSLNLRSFKDKKELELALMKRLHVIATIGSNAPYVGLLGTVLGIMITFATIGKEGIADTSKIMTGLALALKATAVGLAVAIPAVVFYNVLLRRAKELLIIWEIENGR; the protein is encoded by the coding sequence ATGGATCATCTTAAAGCCATAGTCGATTACGGAATTATAGGAGCGCTTGTCCTTATGAGTGTCGTTTCGGTGGGAGTAGGACTGGAAAGGAGGAATTTTTACAAAAGTCTTAATCTGAGAAGCTTCAAGGACAAAAAAGAGCTAGAACTTGCCCTTATGAAGAGACTCCACGTGATAGCAACCATAGGGAGCAACGCACCCTACGTTGGCCTTCTTGGAACTGTGCTCGGGATAATGATCACTTTTGCAACCATAGGAAAAGAAGGGATCGCAGATACATCAAAGATAATGACAGGGCTAGCCTTGGCACTTAAGGCCACAGCGGTTGGACTGGCGGTTGCAATCCCGGCAGTTGTTTTCTATAACGTGCTTTTGCGCAGAGCAAAGGAGCTTTTGATCATCTGGGAGATTGAAAATGGAAGATAA
- a CDS encoding biopolymer transporter ExbD: MEDKEFDYMNVIPLVDVMMVLLTIVLMTSTFIATGVIPVELPKAAEKKSDLPKALTLSIDKGGNIYFESERVTLLLLRQRLAPLTRESPIIIRADKDSTVQMCVDVLELLSSMGFQKVALQTEKRGS, encoded by the coding sequence ATGGAAGATAAAGAATTCGACTACATGAATGTCATTCCCCTTGTGGACGTTATGATGGTACTTCTCACTATAGTTCTTATGACCTCCACCTTCATTGCAACAGGTGTTATACCCGTTGAACTTCCAAAAGCTGCAGAAAAAAAATCGGATCTTCCAAAGGCCTTGACCTTATCGATCGATAAGGGAGGAAACATATACTTCGAATCCGAGCGAGTGACCCTTCTTCTTCTTCGACAGAGACTGGCTCCCCTTACAAGAGAATCACCGATTATAATAAGGGCCGACAAGGACTCCACGGTTCAGATGTGCGTGGACGTCTTAGAACTTTTAAGTAGCATGGGATTTCAGAAAGTGGCCCTACAGACTGAAAAAAGGGGTTCATAG
- a CDS encoding (2Fe-2S)-binding protein has translation MDFGFQKEKIYIISLTVNGINYELTVGKDIYPWHTLAHTLRETLRLTGTKVGCGHGACGACTVLLDEKPVLSCLTLTVECQGKRITTIEGIGNPAEGKLDPIQEAFIKYTAFQCGFCTPGIIMSVKALLAENPAPTDEEIKEALSGHYCRCISHYHVLYAVKDVIAKGR, from the coding sequence ATGGATTTTGGCTTCCAAAAAGAAAAGATTTACATTATTAGTTTGACGGTCAACGGGATAAATTACGAATTAACGGTCGGTAAAGATATCTATCCGTGGCACACACTTGCCCATACCCTGAGGGAGACCCTACGTCTTACAGGTACGAAAGTAGGCTGCGGCCATGGCGCGTGCGGAGCTTGTACCGTCCTTCTGGATGAAAAACCAGTTCTTTCATGTCTTACCCTTACAGTTGAGTGTCAAGGAAAAAGGATTACAACAATAGAAGGAATAGGTAATCCCGCCGAAGGGAAGCTCGATCCTATCCAGGAAGCCTTTATCAAGTACACAGCGTTCCAATGCGGGTTCTGTACACCAGGAATCATAATGAGCGTGAAAGCCCTTTTAGCCGAAAATCCCGCTCCCACAGATGAAGAGATAAAAGAAGCTTTATCCGGGCATTACTGTCGCTGCATAAGCCATTACCATGTGCTTTACGCTGTAAAAGATGTGATAGCTAAAGGGAGGTAA
- a CDS encoding DNA-directed DNA polymerase encodes MTEFLLLDIDYDTIDGQLYIILYGKDVDGRKVVVLDRTYTPYFYVLTSDPLKAKKEIEDLLAKNGLTAKNLEFEKKTVYGELKDVIKVECFLPQDTQKLRDVIKNLEGRRGGSGSVIDEYEYQIGYYRSYLVDRGFSCLDWLSVSGDELPLSFDADVVIEAKKIEKIPEREGKIRVLAFDTEVLEERRGERQLVMISVYGDDVRKVFTYKEGDFSDFVEILRDEKEMLKRFVDFVRSYDPDIIAGFNSDLFDFVVLRERAQKLKVSLGALSKDGSGVSLSKRAKISTARLKGRVHIDVFNFVSNILAPMLQTEVLSLDAVSSEILGDEKIEMEYSEMLKSWKEGQNLGALAEYALKDSELTYRLCLVLLPQIMELTKIVGQSLFDVSRMTYSQLVEWYYTKKAKEVGRIVPNQPHFDEIQARQKETYTGGYVKEPEAGLHENIAVIDFASLYPSIIATYNVSIETLNCSCCADDGYKVPDLPHWFCKKRIGFESNVIRDLISERRKIKDLMKSYKKGSFEYNVLNHRQLALKTIANASYGYYAFSASKWYSKECAESIAAFGRYWILKIMDEAESNGFHPIYGDTDSAFLGLKNKSKEDLFKFLNDLNAKLPKEMRMELENFYTRGIFIPKEVGGGVAKKRYALIDENGNLKVRGLEKVRRDWSMLSKRTQEKVLRMILEKKDIDGAIKLVRETIKRLKNLEVEIKDLVVYEQLSKPLSEYKLLSPHVGAARKLLEKGIPVGEGSVIGFVIEKGKGSISDRAQPLEFAKIENVDTDYYINNQILPASLRILKVVGVSEDDILS; translated from the coding sequence ATGACTGAGTTTCTATTGCTCGATATTGATTACGACACAATCGACGGTCAGCTTTACATCATACTTTACGGAAAGGATGTGGACGGAAGAAAAGTTGTCGTTCTAGACAGAACCTATACCCCTTATTTTTACGTTCTTACAAGTGACCCACTAAAAGCGAAAAAAGAAATAGAGGACCTTTTGGCGAAAAACGGTTTGACGGCAAAAAATCTAGAATTCGAGAAAAAAACTGTGTATGGAGAGCTAAAGGACGTAATAAAGGTAGAGTGCTTTTTGCCTCAGGATACTCAGAAGTTACGTGACGTTATTAAAAACCTTGAAGGACGAAGGGGCGGAAGTGGGTCCGTGATAGACGAGTACGAGTACCAGATCGGGTATTACAGAAGCTATCTTGTAGATAGAGGATTTTCGTGTCTTGACTGGCTTTCGGTTTCTGGTGATGAATTACCACTCTCATTTGATGCAGATGTCGTAATCGAAGCTAAAAAAATCGAAAAAATCCCTGAGAGAGAAGGGAAAATAAGAGTTTTAGCCTTCGACACGGAGGTCCTGGAGGAAAGAAGAGGAGAAAGACAGCTTGTTATGATCTCAGTCTATGGCGATGATGTGAGAAAGGTATTCACGTACAAGGAGGGCGATTTTTCGGATTTCGTAGAGATCTTAAGGGACGAAAAAGAGATGCTTAAGCGTTTTGTAGACTTTGTCCGTTCCTACGACCCCGATATCATCGCAGGGTTTAACTCCGACCTTTTCGACTTTGTGGTTTTGCGCGAGAGGGCTCAGAAACTCAAGGTATCCTTAGGTGCTCTATCGAAAGATGGCTCGGGAGTGAGCCTTTCGAAAAGGGCGAAGATAAGCACAGCAAGGCTAAAAGGGAGAGTTCATATCGATGTTTTTAACTTCGTTAGTAACATCTTAGCACCCATGCTTCAAACGGAGGTACTAAGCCTTGATGCGGTCTCATCGGAGATCTTAGGGGACGAAAAGATCGAAATGGAGTATTCAGAGATGCTGAAATCCTGGAAGGAAGGGCAGAACCTTGGGGCCCTTGCGGAGTACGCGCTTAAAGATTCCGAGCTTACGTATAGACTCTGTCTTGTTCTTCTTCCCCAGATAATGGAGCTCACAAAAATTGTTGGACAGAGCTTGTTCGATGTCTCGAGAATGACATATAGCCAGCTTGTTGAATGGTACTACACGAAAAAGGCTAAAGAAGTGGGAAGGATTGTGCCAAATCAGCCCCATTTCGATGAAATACAGGCCAGACAGAAAGAGACATACACCGGCGGGTACGTCAAAGAACCGGAGGCGGGCCTCCATGAAAATATCGCGGTCATAGACTTTGCTTCCCTTTACCCTTCCATCATCGCAACCTATAATGTGTCTATTGAGACTTTAAACTGCAGTTGCTGCGCCGATGATGGCTACAAGGTTCCGGATCTCCCACATTGGTTCTGTAAAAAAAGGATTGGTTTCGAATCAAATGTGATCCGGGATCTCATAAGTGAGAGACGAAAGATAAAGGACCTTATGAAGTCTTATAAGAAGGGTAGCTTCGAATACAATGTGCTAAATCATAGACAGCTCGCACTAAAGACTATAGCAAATGCGAGCTACGGTTACTACGCCTTTTCTGCGAGCAAGTGGTACTCGAAGGAGTGTGCAGAGTCGATAGCAGCTTTTGGTAGATATTGGATACTGAAGATAATGGATGAGGCGGAGTCTAATGGATTTCATCCGATTTATGGAGATACAGATTCCGCATTCTTAGGACTCAAAAACAAAAGTAAAGAGGATCTTTTTAAGTTTCTCAATGACTTAAACGCTAAGCTTCCAAAAGAGATGAGGATGGAGCTAGAAAATTTTTACACTCGGGGCATATTCATTCCCAAAGAGGTTGGAGGAGGGGTTGCGAAAAAAAGATACGCGTTGATTGACGAAAACGGAAATCTAAAAGTGAGAGGACTCGAAAAAGTGAGAAGGGACTGGTCGATGTTGTCTAAGAGGACCCAGGAAAAAGTGTTAAGAATGATACTTGAGAAGAAAGATATAGACGGAGCTATAAAGCTCGTAAGAGAAACGATCAAGAGACTTAAAAATCTGGAGGTGGAGATAAAAGATTTAGTCGTTTACGAGCAACTATCGAAACCCCTTTCGGAATACAAGCTTTTATCACCTCACGTGGGTGCGGCAAGAAAGCTTTTAGAAAAAGGAATTCCGGTTGGCGAAGGCAGTGTAATCGGATTTGTCATTGAAAAAGGGAAAGGATCTATATCGGATAGGGCCCAGCCCTTAGAATTCGCAAAAATAGAGAATGTGGATACTGACTACTACATTAACAACCAAATTTTGCCAGCCTCATTACGGATCCTAAAAGTCGTAGGAGTTAGTGAAGATGATATTCTCTCCTAG
- a CDS encoding SagB/ThcOx family dehydrogenase, which yields MRSVVKIAMLIFIALAIGGIMEVKGSEFIALPEPAKKGSMSLEESIFLRRSVREFSDTALTINELSQLLWASQGTVKSGRRSVPSAGALYPLEIYAVCGNVKGIEPGIYKYDVKRHGLVRILSGDRRAALASSALGQYWVKNAPVSIVVSAVYERTTRKYGERGIRYVHMEVGHVGQNVLLQAVALNLGAVPVGAFYDEDVKRVLNLPKDEHPLYIIPVGKER from the coding sequence ATGAGATCCGTCGTAAAGATAGCCATGCTTATTTTTATTGCCTTAGCAATCGGAGGAATTATGGAGGTAAAAGGGAGTGAGTTTATTGCCCTTCCTGAACCGGCAAAGAAGGGGTCTATGTCTTTGGAGGAGAGTATCTTTCTTAGAAGGTCAGTCAGAGAGTTCTCGGATACAGCTTTAACCATAAATGAGCTATCACAGCTTCTTTGGGCCTCCCAGGGTACTGTAAAGTCGGGAAGAAGGTCAGTTCCCTCGGCTGGAGCCCTTTATCCCTTGGAGATTTATGCCGTCTGTGGGAATGTTAAAGGGATCGAACCCGGAATTTACAAATACGACGTAAAAAGACACGGACTCGTAAGAATTTTAAGTGGTGACAGAAGGGCCGCCCTTGCCTCTTCCGCGCTCGGTCAATACTGGGTGAAAAACGCACCGGTAAGTATTGTAGTAAGTGCCGTTTACGAAAGGACAACGAGAAAGTATGGTGAGAGAGGAATAAGGTACGTCCATATGGAGGTTGGCCATGTTGGACAAAATGTACTGCTACAGGCTGTGGCTTTAAATCTTGGGGCTGTCCCTGTGGGAGCTTTTTACGACGAGGATGTAAAAAGGGTCCTTAACTTACCAAAGGATGAACATCCGCTTTATATAATTCCGGTCGGGAAAGAAAGATAA